In Pedosphaera parvula Ellin514, the sequence CTGCTCCGCATCAATAACATAGCCGTCCGCCCCCAGACTGATTGCGTTCGTAATGATCGCAAGTTCTCCCGGAATATTCGTTCCGAATGAACGGGTGTAGCCAAAAATTTTCAGACCCGCCGCATGGGCGCTATCAACAACGTTTGAGGCGAATTGAGGACTGGCGCTGGAGGGATAAAGGTCCGAACCATCTCCTGCCTTGAGGATGAGATAATTCACCCCCTGGCTTTTCTCGTAAGCCATCAACCCGTCCAGGCCACCATGCTGAGAAGTAGCGTTTGAGAGGATGTAAATCCAATCTCCCTTCCCCAGGTTGGCGGGATCAATCCCGTTCTCCAGAACCACGGCTCTGGTTTCAGAAGTTGCCAGGGCAAACAATAAACCCAGGACAAACAACACGCCTCGCATTCTGCTGCCACACCCACCCAATTTAACGTCAGTCATATTCACTCTTCTTTTTTTCTTCTTCTCTTTTTTCTTTTTCACTCACGCTTCTGCCAGTCTTCCCTTACCGGCAAAAGCGCGAAAAATTACCTTTGGAGTGCATCACTTTGAGACACTATTTATTTACAACTGTCTCGTTTGTACCGAAACCGGACAAACTCACTTTTCCTCTGCACTCAGCGACGGTTTTTCCAATTGTTGATTGAGCAAATTCCAAGCCATTTGCATTGCTGTACACCTACATGAAAATGCCGATCGGTGGCGTCAAGTCGCTCGACATTTTTCCCGTCGCCCAAGTTCCGTTATAAAAAGTTGGAATGATGCGTTTCGAGTCGTTGACACTTAACTCAAATCTGTTCCTTTCGCCGCTGGCGAGTTACACCAACCTGCCTTTCCGCGTCGCTTTGCGTGACGTTGGTGGGCTGGATCTGGCGACCACCGATTTGGTCAATGCCCGCTCGCTGCTGAAAAAAATCCCAAGGCATTCAAGCTGATTGAAACGACTGCTGCGGATCGGCCGCTCGCCGTTCAAATTTTCGGTTCTGTTCCGGAGGAGATGCGCGATGCGGCGATATATCTGGAATCAATTGGCATTTCTTCGATCGATATCAACATGGGTTGTCCCGTGCGCAAGGTTTGCAAAGTTGGCGACGGCTAGGCAATGATGACGGAACTGGATAAAACCTCCGCACTGGTCAAAGAGATGGTCGACGCCGTAAAGATTCCAATTGGTTACTGTGGCAACATCCCCCCCAGCATATTCGTCGCATCATACATGTAGTAGATCCAATTGCCCTTGCCGAAGTATGAAGGATTGCCGCCGCCGTCGCGAATCACCGCACGCGCAGGAGTGCTCACCAGGAAGAGCTGAACCACAGCCACCAGCAGAATGAACGCCTTGTGATTTTAAACTAAGTGAGGTGAGTAAAATATTGGCAAGAATAATGTGGCGATGCGCTGGTGCGTTCCGCTTCGATTGCATGGGTTGAATTATTTGGAATCGTGGGCCGAAGCGGGCAATTCTTTTGGGATTGATCCTATAACCATGCCGACCCTACGGGCCTTAAGAGGTCCCCGGTTTGGCCCCAGGCGAAAGGAGTAAAAGCTGGGCGGGAATGACGGTTTGAAAAAGCCATTCGCAAGCTGGTTG encodes:
- a CDS encoding tRNA-dihydrouridine synthase is translated as MFGSVPEEMRDAAIYLESIGISSIDINMGCPVRKVCKVGDG